The window CATCCATGAACCAAGCCGCCAATTCCTCTTCCGCCGATCTCGACGCACTGCGCCTCGAAGTGGCGGCACTCGTCGTCGAAGCCCTCAACCTGGACACGGCGCCCGAGTCGATTCCGGCCGACGATTCGCTGTTCGGCGAGGGCCTCGGCCTCGATTCGATCGACATCCTCGAAGTGGCCCTGGTCGTGTCGAAGCGCTACGGCTTCCAGCTGCGCGCCGACAACGAGGACAACGTCAGGATCTTCCGCTCCCTGCGCAGCCTCACCGAGTACGTCGCGGCCAACCGCACGAAATGAGGGCCGGACTTGCCCGCGCGGCACGCGGGTTGGTGGTCGCCGTCGTCGTGATCGCCTGGGCGGCGATCGCGCATTACACGAGCGCGCTGGTGGACGAATCGTCCTGGGGCGCGCTGCTGGCGATCGCCCCTTTTGCCGCGATCGCGGCCGGCTTTGCATGGCAGTCGCCGCGGCGCGGCGCGATGTTCGCGCTGCTCGCGGCCGGATCGTTCGCGCTCGCACTGGTCTGGCCGACGCTCGCGCACAACGTCGGGTGGCTGTATTTCGTCCAGCACGTCGGCACCAACGTCCTGCTCGTGATCGGCTTCGGCCGCACCCTCACGGCCGGACGCGAACCGATGTGCACGCGCATCGCACGGGCCATGCACGACGCGATCAGCCCCGCGCTTGCCCGCTACACCCGGCAGGTGACGGTCGCCTGGACCGTGTTCTTCATCGCGACCGCCGCGATTTCGTGCGCACTGTTCGCGTTCGGGACGCTCGAAGCGTGGTCGACGTTCGCCAACCTGCTGACGATGCCGCTCGTCGGCCTGATGTTCGTCGCCGAGTACCTGGTGCGCTTGAAGGTGGTGCCGGAAGACCGCAGCAGCATCCTCGACGCCGTCCATGCGTATCGGCGGACTTCATCGACGACAGGCACGGCGCCGGTGAACGAGCGATGACGCCGCCGCGCCCCGCGGCACTGCCGCTCCTTTCGCACGAACGATCCAACGCCGTGGTCGCCTGGCGGCCCGATGGCCCGGTCGCGGCCGGGCGCTTCCTCGCCGACGTGCGACGCCTTGCCTCGGATTTGCCCGCAGGCGGCCATGTCCTGAACGTGTGCGCGGACCGCTACCGTTTTGCCGTTGGCGTCGCGGCGTGCCTGGTGCGCGGCAAGATCAGCCTGTTGCCGTCCACGCATACGCCGGAGACCGTCCGCCAGCTGCGCTCGTTCGCGCCCGACGCGTTCTGCCTGACCGACAGCGCCGCGTGCGATATCGACCTGCCGCAGCATCGGTACCGCGAATCCGGCACGGCAGAGGCATCGCCCGAAGGCTTGGCGGTGCCGGCGATCGACGCCGACCAGATCGTCGCGTACGTCTTCACGTCCGGGTCGACCGGCACGCCGGTGCCGCATCGCAAGACCTGGGGTCCGCTGGTGCGCAACATCGCGGCGGAGGCCGACCGGCTCGGCGTCGTTGGCACGCCCTTCACGCTCGTCGGCACGGTGCCGCCGCAACACATGTACGGCTTCGAGTCCACCGTGCTGCTCGCGCTGCTGTCGGGCGGCGCGATCTGGTCCGGGCGGCCGTTCTATCCCGCGGACATCGCGGAAGCCCTGGACGCCGTTCCCCGTCCGCGCGTCCTGGTGTCGACGCCCTTCCACCTGCGCACGCTCCTCGCGGCCGACGTGAGCGTGCCGCCGGCCGATCTCGTCGTGTCGGCGACGGCTCCGCTATCGGGCAACCTCGCGGTTGCGGTCGAAGCGCGCCTGCAGTGTCCGCTGATCGAAATCTACGGCTGCACGGAGACGGGCCAGACGGCCACGCGGCGCACCGCGGAGACGGCCGAATGGCAGCTGATGCGCGGCCTGCAGTTGAGCGTCGAAGACGGCAAGACCTGGGCGCATGGCGGCCATGTCGAGACGCCGACGGCGCTCGGGGACATCATCGAACCGACGTCGGGCGACCGCTTCCTGCTGCATGGGCGCGCGGCCGATCTCGTGAACATCGCCGGCAAGCGCAGCTCGCTGGGCTATCTGAACCACCAGTTGAATGCCATCCCGGGCGTCGTCGACGGCAGCTTCTTCGTGCCCGACGACGAGACGGACGGCGTGGCCCGCCTCACGGCCGTGGTCGTGGCGCCGGAACTGGACCGCGCGACCTTGCTGCAGGCCTTGCGCGAGCGTATCGACCCCTTGTTTCTGCCGCGCCCCCTGCTCTTCGCCGACGAGCTTCCGCGCAACGCCACGGGCAAGCTTCCGCGTACCGCGCTCGACGCGCTGCGGCGAAAACTGGGCGACGCGGAATGATCCACGAGTCCACCGTCGCCATCGCCGCCGATCATCCGGCGTTCGCGGGCCATTTTCCCGGACGCCCCATCCTGCCGGGCGTCGTGTTGCTCGGGCTCGCCGTCCGTGCGCTCGGCAACGTGAGCGGACATCCGGTGCCGCGCTGCGAGATCGCAGCGGCGAAATTCCTGCGGCCGGTCGGCCCGGACACCGAACTGCACATCCGGCTCTGCGAATCCGCGTCGGGCTGGCGCTTCGACATCTTCGCTGCGGACGACGTCGTCGCGACCGGAACCCTGCGGGTCGGCACGCCATGACGGATACTTCCGCCGAACGCGCCCCCCGCGGCAGCGCGGAATGGGCCACGCGGACGGAACGCAGCAACTACGCGACGCTGCGCCTGATGACGTGGATCTCGCTGCGCCTCGGGCGCCCGACGGGCCGCGCCGTGCTGGGGCTGATCGCCGCCTACTTCCTACTCTTTGCCCCGAAGGCCCGCCGTGCGTCGCGCGACTGGCTCGCCCATGCGCTCGGCCGCAAGCCGTCACTGGGCGAGCTGTTCCGGCATGTCTACACCTTCGCCGCGACCATCCACGATCGCGTCTATCTCGTGAATGAGCGTTTCGACCTGTTCGACATCCGCGTGCACGGCGGCGAACTCGTCAAGGACGCGGTGGCGCGCGGCGCAGGGGTATTCCTGATGGGCGCGCACGTCGGCAGCTTCGAGGTGATGCCGGCGATCGGGCGCCAGCAGCCCGGCATGCGCGTCGCGATGGTGATGTACGAGGACAACGCGCGCAAGATCAATGACACGCTCGCGGCGATCAATCCGGCGGCGCGGCAGGACATCATTGCGCTGGGCAAACTGGACTCGATGCTGCAGGTGAAGGAGCGGCTCGACGACGGCTCGCTGGTCGGCATCCTTGCGGACCGGAGTCCGGGCGACGAACCTGGACAGATCGTGGAATTCTTCGGCGCGCCGGCAAGCTTTCCCGTCGGCCCGTGGCGCCTCGCCGCAATGCTGAAGCGCCCGGTGATCCTGATGGTAGGCCTGTATCGCGGCGGCAATCGCTACGATGTGCATTTCGAGCAGATCGCGGATTTTTCCGCCGCAACGCGCGAGAACCGGGCACGCCTGCAGCACGCCGCAATCGAACACTACGCTGCCCGTCTTGCCCATTACGCGCGGCAGGCGCCGTTCAACTGGTTCAATTTTTTCGACTTCTGGGAAAGCGCGCGCCACCGCGACGCCCGCTGACCGAAGGGAGTGGAGTTTCCGTGTTCCGAACCGCATACCTGCGCTGCTCAATCGCGATCCTGCTTGCACTTGGCGCCGTCCTGGACATTGCGGGGCCGGCCGCTGCTGCCGAGGGCTGGACCGTCGCGCAGCTGATGCAGACCCTGGGCAAACAGAGCAGCGGTCAGGCGACGTTCGTGGAGCGGAAGCACCTCGCCGTCCTCGACCAGCCGGTGGAATCCTCTGGCGAGTTGCGTTTCCAGGCACCCGACCGCCTCGAGAAGATCACGCTCAAGCCGCGGCCGGAATCGCTGGTGCTGGAGGGGAACACCCTGACCGTCACCCGCGGCAAGAAGCAGTTCAGCGTCCGTCTGTCCGATTACGGCGAAGTCGCCGGTTTCATCGACAGCATCCGCGCCACCCTCGCCGGCGACCGCGCGACGCTGGAGCGCACCTACGCCTTGCATCTTGCGGGCAGCGCCGAGCGCTGGACGCTGACGCTGCTGCCGCGCGATCAGCGCATGGCAGAGATGATCGTACGCATCAACATCGCCGGAACACGCGGGCAGTTGCGCGAGATCGAGATCATGCAGGCCGACGGCGACCGCTCGGTGATGGAGATCGTCACGATGGGGCAGACGCGGTGACGCGCCGCTTCGTGCCGGCCCTGCTCCTGTGGCTGGCCTTCGTCGGGACCTGCATCGCCGTGGCGGGCCAGACGCGCTTCACGACCGACCTGTCCGCCTTCCTGCCCGAAGCCCCCAGCGAGGAACAGCGCGTTCTCGTCGAACAGTTGCGCGACGGCGTCGTGTCGCGCCTCTTGCTGGTCGGCATCGAAGGCGGCGACGCGGGCCAGCGCGCGCAGCTGTCGCGCGGACTCGCGCGACAGCTGCGTACCGACGCGGCCTTCGGCATGGTCGCGAACGGCGAACCCGTGCATCGCGAACGCGACCAGGCGCTGCTGTTCACGCACCGCTACCTGCTGAGTCCGGCGATCGGCGCCGAACGCTTCACGACGGCCGGGCTGCGGCAGGCGATCGGCGAGTCGGTCGATCTGCTCGCATCCCCGCTCGGCATGCTCACGAAGGCGCTGCTGCCGCGCGATCCGACGGGCGAGCTGATGCAGTTGCTGGAGCGGCTCGACGGCGGTGCGCGCCCGGCCACGCGGGACGGCGTATGGGCCTCACGCGACGGTCGCCGCGCACTGCTGCTGGCCCAGACACGCGCTTCGGGCTCGGACCTCGACCGCCAGCAGGCGGCGATCTCGACCTTGCACAGCGCCTTTGCGGAGGAGGCGGCGAAACTCCCCGCGGGAGCGAACCTGAAGCTGCTGATCTCGGGCGCTCCGGCGTTCGCGGTCGATTCGCGCGCGACCATCGAGAGCGAGGTCACGCGCCTCGCCCTGGTATCGACGGCGATCATCGTCGCCCTGCTGCTCTTCATCTATCGCTCGCCGACGGCGCTCGTC is drawn from Azoarcus sp. DN11 and contains these coding sequences:
- a CDS encoding outer membrane lipoprotein carrier protein LolA — protein: MFRTAYLRCSIAILLALGAVLDIAGPAAAAEGWTVAQLMQTLGKQSSGQATFVERKHLAVLDQPVESSGELRFQAPDRLEKITLKPRPESLVLEGNTLTVTRGKKQFSVRLSDYGEVAGFIDSIRATLAGDRATLERTYALHLAGSAERWTLTLLPRDQRMAEMIVRINIAGTRGQLREIEIMQADGDRSVMEIVTMGQTR
- a CDS encoding 3-hydroxylacyl-ACP dehydratase: MIHESTVAIAADHPAFAGHFPGRPILPGVVLLGLAVRALGNVSGHPVPRCEIAAAKFLRPVGPDTELHIRLCESASGWRFDIFAADDVVATGTLRVGTP
- a CDS encoding phosphopantetheine-binding protein, with translation MNQAANSSSADLDALRLEVAALVVEALNLDTAPESIPADDSLFGEGLGLDSIDILEVALVVSKRYGFQLRADNEDNVRIFRSLRSLTEYVAANRTK
- a CDS encoding acyl-CoA synthetase, yielding MTDTSAERAPRGSAEWATRTERSNYATLRLMTWISLRLGRPTGRAVLGLIAAYFLLFAPKARRASRDWLAHALGRKPSLGELFRHVYTFAATIHDRVYLVNERFDLFDIRVHGGELVKDAVARGAGVFLMGAHVGSFEVMPAIGRQQPGMRVAMVMYEDNARKINDTLAAINPAARQDIIALGKLDSMLQVKERLDDGSLVGILADRSPGDEPGQIVEFFGAPASFPVGPWRLAAMLKRPVILMVGLYRGGNRYDVHFEQIADFSAATRENRARLQHAAIEHYAARLAHYARQAPFNWFNFFDFWESARHRDAR
- a CDS encoding AMP-binding protein; the encoded protein is MTPPRPAALPLLSHERSNAVVAWRPDGPVAAGRFLADVRRLASDLPAGGHVLNVCADRYRFAVGVAACLVRGKISLLPSTHTPETVRQLRSFAPDAFCLTDSAACDIDLPQHRYRESGTAEASPEGLAVPAIDADQIVAYVFTSGSTGTPVPHRKTWGPLVRNIAAEADRLGVVGTPFTLVGTVPPQHMYGFESTVLLALLSGGAIWSGRPFYPADIAEALDAVPRPRVLVSTPFHLRTLLAADVSVPPADLVVSATAPLSGNLAVAVEARLQCPLIEIYGCTETGQTATRRTAETAEWQLMRGLQLSVEDGKTWAHGGHVETPTALGDIIEPTSGDRFLLHGRAADLVNIAGKRSSLGYLNHQLNAIPGVVDGSFFVPDDETDGVARLTAVVVAPELDRATLLQALRERIDPLFLPRPLLFADELPRNATGKLPRTALDALRRKLGDAE